The following proteins come from a genomic window of Polaribacter dokdonensis:
- a CDS encoding homocysteine S-methyltransferase family protein has product MSNIYKALQERILVLDGAMGTMLQAYKFTEEDFRGERFKDYPTPLQGNNDLLSLTQPEAIKTIHGKYFEAGADIIETNTFSGTTIAMADYQMEDLVYELNYQSAKIAKEVAEEFTAKEPHKPRFVAGSIGPTNRTASMSPDVNDPGYRAVTFDELRIAYKQQVEALLDGGADILLVETVFDTLNAKAALFAIEQVKEERKIAIPVMLSGTITDASGRTLSGQTAEAFLISVSHIPLLSIGFNCALGANLLQPHLEAIASKTDFAISAHPNAGLPNAFGEYDETPEEMGEQIEEYLKKNLINIIGGCCGTSPEHIRVIANIAAKYKPRKVLELVD; this is encoded by the coding sequence ATGTCAAATATTTACAAAGCTTTACAAGAAAGAATTTTAGTTTTAGATGGTGCAATGGGTACCATGCTACAAGCCTATAAATTTACAGAAGAGGATTTTAGAGGAGAACGCTTTAAAGACTATCCAACTCCACTTCAAGGCAATAATGATTTACTTTCCTTAACTCAGCCAGAAGCCATAAAGACAATTCATGGTAAATATTTTGAGGCAGGTGCAGATATCATAGAAACCAATACTTTTTCAGGTACTACAATTGCTATGGCTGATTATCAGATGGAAGATTTAGTTTACGAGCTAAATTACCAATCAGCCAAAATAGCTAAGGAAGTTGCAGAAGAATTTACAGCAAAAGAACCACATAAGCCACGTTTTGTAGCAGGTTCTATTGGGCCAACAAACAGAACTGCAAGTATGTCTCCAGATGTAAATGATCCTGGTTACAGAGCTGTAACTTTTGATGAATTAAGAATTGCCTATAAACAGCAGGTAGAAGCATTATTAGATGGTGGTGCAGATATTTTATTAGTAGAAACTGTATTTGATACATTAAATGCAAAAGCAGCATTATTTGCTATTGAGCAAGTCAAAGAGGAAAGAAAAATAGCAATTCCTGTTATGTTAAGTGGTACAATAACAGATGCTTCTGGTAGAACTTTATCAGGGCAAACTGCTGAAGCGTTTTTAATTTCTGTTTCTCATATTCCACTTTTATCTATAGGGTTCAATTGTGCTTTAGGAGCCAATTTATTGCAACCTCATTTAGAAGCTATTGCCAGTAAAACTGATTTTGCAATTTCTGCACACCCGAATGCTGGTTTGCCAAATGCATTTGGAGAATATGATGAAACTCCAGAAGAAATGGGAGAACAAATAGAAGAATATTTAAAGAAAAATTTAATAAATATTATTGGCGGCTGTTGTGGTACATCTCCAGAACACATACGAGTTATCGCAAATATTGCTGCCAAATACAAACCGCGTAAAGTTTTAGAACTGGTAGATTAA
- the cysM gene encoding cysteine synthase CysM, whose amino-acid sequence MQTKSIIDFVGNTPLVEAQNIFKKEGVTLLLKLEGNNPGGSVKDRAAYYMISEAIKRKNIKKGDTLVEATSGNTGIALALMAKVLGVNMVITMPENSTIERVKTMRAYGAEVILTPADKGMEGAIDHALSLKYKKGYFRLNQFDNFDNPKAHYKTTGPEIWRDTEGKVTHFVSAMGTTGTITGVSDFLKEKNDEITIIGAQPKDGARIPGIRKWKKEYLPAIFNAKKIDQVLEVSEEEAKAMTIRLAREEGIFSGMSSGGSVATAIKIANSIDKGVVVAIICDRGDRYLSSDIYE is encoded by the coding sequence ATGCAGACAAAAAGTATCATAGATTTTGTAGGAAATACACCTTTGGTAGAAGCGCAAAATATTTTTAAAAAAGAAGGAGTAACACTACTATTAAAATTAGAAGGTAATAACCCAGGAGGAAGTGTTAAAGATAGAGCAGCTTATTATATGATTTCTGAAGCAATTAAAAGAAAAAATATAAAAAAAGGAGATACTTTAGTTGAGGCTACAAGTGGTAATACTGGTATTGCATTAGCATTAATGGCAAAAGTTTTGGGTGTAAATATGGTAATTACCATGCCAGAAAACTCTACCATAGAAAGAGTAAAAACAATGAGAGCTTATGGTGCAGAGGTTATTTTAACACCTGCAGATAAAGGTATGGAAGGTGCTATAGACCATGCATTAAGCTTAAAATATAAAAAGGGTTATTTTAGATTAAATCAGTTTGATAATTTCGATAATCCAAAAGCACACTATAAAACCACAGGTCCAGAAATTTGGAGAGATACAGAAGGTAAAGTAACTCATTTTGTTTCTGCAATGGGTACAACAGGTACAATTACTGGTGTTTCAGACTTTTTAAAAGAAAAAAATGATGAAATAACCATAATAGGAGCACAACCAAAAGATGGAGCAAGAATTCCTGGAATTAGAAAGTGGAAAAAAGAATACTTGCCAGCTATTTTTAATGCTAAAAAAATAGATCAAGTTTTAGAAGTAAGTGAAGAAGAGGCAAAAGCGATGACTATTCGTTTAGCAAGAGAAGAAGGTATATTTTCTGGTATGAGTAGTGGAGGCTCTGTAGCAACTGCTATTAAAATTGCTAATTCAATAGATAAAGGAGTTGTAGTTGCCATAATTTGTGATAGAGGAGATAGGTACTTATCTTCAGATATTTACGAATAA
- the epsC gene encoding serine O-acetyltransferase EpsC: protein MKHTDQIIDNTKSTVFKNYNMCLRDAVEVFTKQLINDLFDENHLSENGSDTKRKFLLILERLSVENGEELWSNFQSSFVSIRKKLDLDAEAANRNDPAAKSLEEVYLAYPGFYAIAVYRLSHKLLQLEIPILPRMMSEFAHSTTGTDIHPGAEIGESFFIDHATGIVIGETTVIKNNVQIFQGVTLGGIQVKKSLAFTKRHPTIEDNVVIYANATILGGDVVIGANSVIGANVCVTESIPINSVVTVQKENNIFQKRI from the coding sequence ATGAAACATACAGACCAAATAATAGATAATACAAAATCAACTGTTTTTAAAAATTACAATATGTGTTTAAGAGATGCAGTTGAAGTTTTTACAAAACAATTGATAAACGATTTATTTGATGAAAATCATCTTTCAGAAAATGGTTCTGATACTAAGAGAAAGTTTTTATTAATACTTGAAAGATTGTCTGTAGAAAATGGAGAAGAATTATGGAGTAATTTTCAAAGTTCATTTGTTTCAATTAGAAAAAAGTTAGACTTAGATGCAGAAGCAGCTAATAGAAATGATCCTGCTGCAAAGAGTTTAGAAGAAGTTTATTTAGCATACCCAGGATTTTATGCAATTGCAGTCTACAGATTAAGTCATAAATTATTACAATTAGAAATTCCAATTTTACCTAGAATGATGAGTGAATTTGCTCATAGTACAACTGGTACAGATATTCATCCAGGAGCAGAAATTGGGGAGTCGTTTTTTATAGATCATGCTACTGGTATTGTAATTGGTGAAACCACTGTTATTAAAAATAACGTGCAGATTTTTCAGGGAGTTACTTTGGGTGGAATTCAAGTAAAAAAGAGTTTGGCGTTTACGAAAAGACATCCAACTATAGAAGATAATGTTGTTATTTATGCAAATGCAACAATTCTAGGAGGAGATGTAGTTATAGGCGCAAATTCTGTGATTGGTGCAAATGTTTGTGTTACAGAATCGATACCAATAAACTCAGTAGTTACTGTACAGAAAGAAAACAATATTTTTCAAAAAAGAATTTAA
- a CDS encoding 2Fe-2S iron-sulfur cluster-binding protein, which produces MQDINIKITDREGKTHDIVAPTDMSMNLMEVVRSYELAEEGTIGICGGMAMCASCQCYVKSDHQLPEMTDDEDAMLAEAFYVEDNSRLGCQIQITPELNGLEVELAPES; this is translated from the coding sequence ATGCAAGACATCAATATAAAAATTACGGACAGAGAGGGTAAAACACATGATATTGTTGCACCAACAGACATGTCTATGAATTTAATGGAGGTAGTTCGTTCTTATGAATTGGCAGAAGAAGGTACTATTGGTATTTGTGGAGGAATGGCTATGTGTGCATCATGCCAATGTTATGTAAAGTCAGATCATCAATTGCCAGAAATGACAGATGATGAAGATGCAATGCTAGCTGAAGCTTTTTATGTGGAAGATAATAGCAGGTTAGGTTGTCAAATTCAAATTACACCAGAATTAAATGGTTTAGAGGTAGAATTAGCACCAGAAAGTTAA
- a CDS encoding NAD(P)/FAD-dependent oxidoreductase codes for MITTDILIIGAGPTGLFTIFEAGLLKLKCHLIDALPQPGGQCSEIYPKKPIYDIPAYPEILAGDLTTKLLEQTKQFEPGFTLGERAETIDKLEDGTFIVTTNKGTKHHAKVVAIAGGLGSFEPRKPLIENLANFEDKGVEYIIKEPELYRNKKVVISGGGDSALDWAIFLSDVASEVTLIHRRNEFRGALDSVEKAQELKNLGKINIVTPAEVKGILGDDKVTGVVVEKKGEDGFIIDADHFIPLFGLSPKLGPIANWGLEIEKNAIKVNNALDYQTNIPGIYAIGDVNTYPGKLKLILCGFHEATLMCQSAYKRIYPDKKYVMKYTTVGGVEGFDGTKKEAPKAVIKAIQ; via the coding sequence ATGATTACAACAGATATATTAATAATTGGAGCAGGACCAACAGGTTTATTCACAATTTTTGAAGCAGGTTTATTAAAACTAAAATGTCATTTAATTGATGCTTTACCACAACCTGGAGGTCAATGTTCAGAAATTTATCCTAAGAAACCTATTTATGATATTCCTGCTTATCCAGAGATTTTAGCAGGCGATTTAACAACAAAACTGTTAGAGCAAACCAAACAATTTGAGCCTGGATTTACCTTGGGAGAAAGAGCAGAAACAATCGATAAGTTAGAAGATGGAACCTTTATTGTAACTACAAATAAAGGTACAAAACATCATGCAAAAGTTGTTGCTATTGCTGGTGGTTTAGGGTCTTTTGAGCCAAGAAAGCCATTAATTGAAAACCTAGCAAATTTTGAAGATAAAGGTGTTGAGTATATTATTAAGGAGCCAGAATTATATAGAAATAAAAAGGTGGTAATTTCTGGTGGAGGAGATTCTGCTTTAGACTGGGCAATTTTTTTATCTGATGTGGCATCAGAAGTAACTTTAATTCACAGAAGAAATGAATTTAGAGGTGCTTTAGATTCTGTAGAAAAAGCGCAAGAATTAAAAAATTTAGGGAAGATAAATATCGTAACTCCAGCAGAAGTAAAAGGTATTTTAGGCGATGATAAAGTAACAGGTGTAGTTGTAGAAAAGAAAGGTGAAGATGGTTTTATTATTGATGCAGATCATTTTATTCCGCTTTTTGGATTATCACCAAAATTAGGGCCTATTGCAAATTGGGGCTTAGAAATTGAAAAAAATGCAATTAAAGTAAATAACGCTTTAGATTATCAAACTAACATTCCAGGAATTTACGCAATTGGAGATGTAAACACATATCCAGGTAAATTAAAACTGATTTTATGTGGTTTTCATGAAGCAACATTAATGTGTCAAAGTGCTTATAAAAGAATTTATCCAGATAAAAAATACGTAATGAAATATACTACTGTTGGTGGTGTAGAAGGTTTTGATGGTACAAAGAAAGAAGCACCAAAAGCAGTAATAAAGGCAATTCAATAA
- a CDS encoding precorrin-2 dehydrogenase/sirohydrochlorin ferrochelatase family protein, which produces MERNNLYPVFLKTKNLNVLIVGGGFVAEEKLTFLLKSSPDAKVLMVSPMFREGTIKLAKKGCVTLVNDIYQKKYLQGRHIVVATTDVPEVNVQVWKDCRAEAKLVNVADNPPYCDFYMGGIVTKGNVKVAISTNGKSPTTAKRLRQFFEEVIPENIDDLVKNLNKYRKTIKGDFEEKVEKLNEFTKSLVEK; this is translated from the coding sequence ATGGAAAGAAATAATCTATATCCTGTTTTTTTAAAAACTAAAAACTTAAACGTTTTAATTGTTGGTGGTGGTTTTGTAGCAGAAGAAAAATTAACATTCCTGTTAAAGTCAAGTCCAGATGCAAAAGTTTTAATGGTTTCACCAATGTTTAGAGAGGGCACAATTAAATTAGCTAAAAAAGGCTGTGTTACTTTAGTGAATGATATTTATCAAAAAAAATATTTACAAGGCAGACATATAGTGGTTGCAACAACAGATGTTCCTGAAGTAAATGTTCAAGTTTGGAAAGATTGCAGGGCAGAAGCAAAGTTGGTTAATGTTGCAGATAATCCTCCATATTGTGATTTTTATATGGGTGGAATCGTAACTAAAGGAAATGTAAAAGTGGCTATTTCTACCAATGGAAAATCGCCAACAACAGCCAAAAGATTACGTCAGTTTTTTGAGGAAGTAATTCCAGAAAATATAGATGATTTGGTAAAAAATTTAAATAAATATAGAAAAACCATCAAAGGAGACTTTGAAGAAAAAGTAGAAAAGCTAAACGAATTCACAAAAAGTTTGGTTGAAAAATAA
- the cobA gene encoding uroporphyrinogen-III C-methyltransferase, whose protein sequence is MRLRRPKLTVVGAGPGDVDLITLKAIKALKSADVVLYDALVNKELLEYVNKKAELIFVGKRRGCYKYQQEQINDLIVARANSHGHVVRLKGGDPFIFGRGAEEMEFAASHQIEVAVVPGISSSLAVPAYQNIPLTKRGSAESFWVITGTTKEHKISGDVQLAAKSNATVVVLMGMSKLPQIVALFQKEGKQDLPVAIIQEGTTSREKVGIGTVNTILNVVKEQELSNPAIIVLGDVVNHRAILQSVQQENTKAIAV, encoded by the coding sequence ATGAGATTAAGAAGACCAAAATTAACTGTTGTTGGAGCAGGACCTGGAGATGTAGATTTAATTACCCTAAAAGCAATTAAGGCCTTAAAATCTGCAGATGTTGTTTTGTATGATGCTTTAGTTAATAAAGAATTATTAGAGTATGTAAATAAAAAGGCAGAATTGATTTTTGTGGGTAAAAGACGTGGTTGCTATAAATATCAACAAGAACAAATCAACGATTTAATTGTTGCAAGAGCAAATTCTCATGGACATGTAGTTCGTTTAAAAGGTGGTGATCCTTTTATTTTTGGAAGAGGTGCAGAAGAAATGGAATTCGCTGCAAGTCATCAAATAGAAGTTGCTGTTGTTCCAGGTATTTCTTCGTCTTTAGCAGTACCTGCTTATCAAAATATTCCATTAACAAAAAGAGGAAGTGCAGAAAGTTTCTGGGTAATTACTGGTACTACAAAAGAACATAAAATTTCTGGTGATGTACAACTAGCAGCAAAATCGAATGCAACAGTTGTGGTTTTAATGGGCATGAGTAAACTACCTCAAATAGTTGCTTTATTTCAAAAAGAAGGAAAACAAGATTTACCTGTAGCTATCATTCAAGAAGGTACAACTTCTAGAGAAAAAGTGGGTATTGGTACAGTTAATACTATTTTAAATGTGGTTAAAGAGCAAGAGTTAAGTAATCCTGCAATTATTGTTTTAGGTGATGTTGTAAATCACAGAGCAATTTTACAAAGTGTGCAACAAGAAAATACAAAGGCTATAGCTGTTTAG
- a CDS encoding HEPN domain-containing protein, whose amino-acid sequence MQSFRTEIENPVVEKDIIELADKIAAFNNLQIDEEKFRSLRLARGVYGQRQQGVQMIRIKLPYGKVKSHQLKRIADVSDEYSRGRLHITTRQDIQIHYVDLNRTPQLWAELERDNVTLREACGNTVRNVTASETAGIDVNEPFDVSPYADALFRFFLRNPICQEMGRKFKVSFSASDEDTGLSYMHDLGFIAKIENGIRGFKVMIGGGLGSQPRHADLLYEFVASDKIIPLMEGVLRIFDRYGERKSRAKARMKFLLKDIGLDAFRELILKEQKAIEFKSVKIDADAYEVSKPVTVNAPKVEIKDQKAFDLWKSTNVIPQKQQGFVAIGIKVLLGDFYTDKARLLADLVDKYAASEIRLSLRQNILIPFVKTDLVPFFYQELKKLDFVEAGYNKAVDITACPGTDTCNLGIASSTGIAEELEKVIAKEYPQYLENEDLVIKISGCMNACGQHNMANIGFQGMSVRTPEKLVAPALQVLLGGGNLGNGQGVFADKVVKVPSRRGPEAMRRILDDFEANANGLQFVDYYKEKGEKYFYNFLNDLQDTSNLTQEDFIDWGNNEVYKKEIGIGECAGVVIDLIATLFLESEEKIDKAKESFVNSVYSSAIYHAYSSLVNSAKAMLLAENIKTNSQANIIKQFDEFYITSYKINLQGSFSDLIYQINKYAPKEEFAKKYIKDAEVFLEKVRIFREESVAKAVVNN is encoded by the coding sequence ATGCAAAGTTTTAGAACAGAAATAGAAAATCCAGTTGTAGAAAAAGATATTATTGAGTTAGCAGATAAAATTGCAGCATTCAATAATCTACAAATTGATGAAGAAAAATTTAGAAGTTTACGTTTAGCAAGGGGTGTGTATGGTCAGCGTCAGCAAGGAGTTCAGATGATTCGTATAAAATTACCTTATGGTAAAGTTAAAAGTCATCAACTAAAGAGAATTGCAGATGTTTCAGATGAATATTCTAGAGGTAGATTACATATTACAACACGTCAAGACATTCAAATTCATTATGTAGATTTGAATAGAACACCACAATTATGGGCAGAATTAGAAAGAGATAATGTAACTCTAAGAGAAGCATGTGGTAATACAGTTAGAAATGTAACAGCATCAGAAACTGCAGGGATTGATGTTAATGAACCTTTTGATGTTTCACCTTATGCAGATGCACTTTTTCGATTCTTTTTAAGAAACCCAATTTGTCAAGAGATGGGTCGTAAATTCAAGGTTTCATTTTCTGCTTCTGATGAAGATACAGGTTTATCTTACATGCACGATTTAGGTTTTATCGCTAAAATCGAAAACGGAATTCGTGGTTTTAAAGTAATGATTGGTGGAGGTTTAGGATCTCAACCAAGGCATGCAGATTTATTGTATGAATTTGTTGCTAGCGATAAAATAATTCCTTTAATGGAGGGTGTTTTAAGAATTTTTGATAGATATGGTGAACGTAAAAGTAGAGCCAAAGCTAGAATGAAATTCTTATTAAAGGATATAGGTTTAGATGCTTTTAGAGAATTAATTTTAAAAGAACAAAAAGCAATTGAATTTAAATCTGTAAAGATAGATGCTGATGCTTATGAGGTTTCAAAACCTGTTACTGTTAATGCTCCAAAAGTTGAAATTAAAGACCAAAAGGCTTTTGATTTATGGAAATCTACAAATGTAATTCCACAGAAACAACAAGGTTTTGTTGCAATCGGAATCAAAGTTTTATTGGGAGATTTTTATACAGACAAAGCCAGGTTGTTAGCAGATTTGGTAGATAAATATGCAGCAAGCGAAATTAGATTGTCTTTACGTCAGAATATTTTAATTCCATTTGTAAAAACAGACTTGGTACCTTTCTTTTATCAAGAATTAAAGAAATTAGATTTTGTAGAAGCAGGTTACAATAAGGCTGTAGATATAACAGCTTGTCCAGGTACAGATACCTGTAATTTAGGAATTGCAAGTAGTACAGGAATTGCAGAAGAGTTAGAAAAAGTTATTGCAAAAGAATATCCTCAATATTTAGAAAACGAAGATTTAGTAATAAAGATAAGTGGTTGTATGAATGCATGTGGACAACACAATATGGCTAATATTGGTTTTCAAGGGATGTCTGTTAGAACTCCAGAAAAATTAGTTGCGCCTGCATTACAAGTACTTTTAGGTGGTGGAAATTTAGGAAATGGTCAAGGTGTTTTTGCAGATAAAGTAGTTAAAGTACCAAGTAGAAGAGGACCAGAAGCAATGCGTAGAATTTTAGATGATTTTGAAGCAAATGCAAATGGCTTGCAGTTTGTAGACTATTACAAAGAAAAGGGTGAAAAGTATTTTTATAATTTTTTGAATGACTTACAAGACACTAGCAATTTAACACAAGAAGATTTTATAGACTGGGGAAATAATGAGGTTTATAAAAAAGAAATAGGAATTGGAGAATGTGCAGGAGTTGTTATAGATTTAATTGCTACACTGTTTTTAGAAAGCGAAGAAAAGATTGATAAAGCCAAAGAATCATTTGTAAATTCTGTGTATTCAAGTGCTATTTATCATGCATATAGTTCTTTAGTAAATTCAGCTAAAGCAATGTTATTGGCAGAAAATATTAAAACAAATTCACAAGCAAACATTATTAAGCAGTTTGATGAGTTTTATATCACTTCTTACAAAATCAATCTACAAGGTTCATTTTCTGATTTAATTTATCAGATAAATAAATATGCTCCTAAAGAAGAATTTGCCAAGAAATATATTAAAGATGCTGAGGTATTTTTAGAAAAAGTTAGAATTTTTAGAGAAGAGTCTGTAGCCAAAGCAGTAGTTAATAATTAG
- a CDS encoding sulfate adenylyltransferase subunit 1: MKVLKIATAGSVDDGKSTLIGRILYDTKSLTDDKLEAIEEKSKQRGFDYLDFSLATDGLVAEREQGITIDVAHIYFSTPSKSFIIADTPGHIEYTRNMVTGASTAQASIVLIDARNGVVEQTYRHFFINNLLRIKDVVIAINKMDLVDYSEEKYNTIKGEIEYLASKSEYKGQNLTFIPLSALKGDNVVEPSENMSWYKGQTLMHHLENLDTKDINDESQTRFPVQTVIRPKTNEFHDFRGYAGKVYGGDLEIGEEVAVLPSKIKSKIKSIHFFDKEYAKAKSGSAVTITLEDNVNVSRGDMLVKVAEEPTITKQLDATICWMDKDLLQISQKYYIKHGVNDGQAKVTNLSSIIKTDFSGIEENPEALELNQIGDIQLKLSKPLLVDSYKKNKSNGSFILINPKTNNTVGVGFIK, from the coding sequence ATGAAAGTATTAAAAATAGCAACAGCAGGTAGTGTAGATGATGGTAAAAGTACCTTAATTGGTAGAATTTTATACGATACAAAATCTCTTACAGATGATAAGTTAGAGGCTATAGAAGAAAAAAGTAAACAAAGAGGATTCGATTATTTAGATTTTTCTTTGGCTACAGATGGTTTGGTTGCAGAACGTGAACAAGGTATTACAATTGATGTTGCTCATATTTACTTTTCTACACCAAGCAAAAGTTTTATTATTGCAGATACTCCAGGTCATATAGAATATACCAGAAATATGGTTACAGGTGCTTCTACAGCTCAAGCTTCTATTGTTTTAATTGATGCTAGAAATGGAGTTGTAGAACAAACCTACAGACATTTTTTTATCAATAATTTATTAAGAATTAAAGATGTTGTAATTGCCATTAATAAAATGGATTTGGTTGATTATTCTGAAGAGAAATACAACACTATTAAGGGAGAAATTGAATACCTAGCTAGTAAAAGCGAATATAAAGGTCAGAATTTAACCTTTATTCCTTTATCTGCTCTAAAAGGTGATAATGTAGTTGAACCATCAGAAAATATGAGTTGGTATAAAGGCCAAACCTTAATGCATCATTTAGAAAATTTAGATACTAAAGATATTAATGATGAATCTCAAACACGTTTTCCTGTACAAACTGTAATCAGACCAAAAACAAACGAATTTCATGATTTTAGAGGATATGCAGGTAAAGTTTATGGTGGTGATTTAGAAATAGGTGAAGAGGTTGCTGTTTTACCATCAAAAATAAAATCTAAAATAAAGAGCATTCACTTTTTTGATAAAGAATATGCCAAAGCAAAAAGCGGAAGTGCTGTAACAATTACGTTAGAAGATAATGTAAATGTTAGCAGAGGAGATATGTTAGTTAAAGTTGCAGAAGAGCCCACAATTACCAAGCAATTAGATGCTACCATCTGTTGGATGGATAAAGACCTATTGCAAATTTCTCAAAAATATTATATCAAACATGGTGTAAATGATGGGCAAGCCAAAGTAACCAACTTGTCTAGCATTATTAAAACCGATTTTTCTGGTATAGAAGAAAATCCTGAAGCATTAGAATTAAATCAGATTGGAGATATACAACTAAAGCTGAGTAAACCTTTATTGGTAGACAGTTACAAAAAGAATAAATCTAATGGATCATTTATTTTAATCAATCCAAAAACAAACAACACAGTAGGTGTTGGTTTCATAAAATAA
- the cysD gene encoding sulfate adenylyltransferase subunit CysD translates to MNQNTIQVDALESEAIYIFREVQAQFEKPVLLFSGGKDSITLVRLAQKAFYPAKIPFPLLHIDTGHNFPETIEFRDRLAKELGVELIVRNVQDNIDSGRVKEESGRYASRNMLQTETLLDAIEEFGFDACIGGARRDEEKARAKERIFSVRDDFGQWDEKNQRPEVFDMLNGRIDLGQNVRVFPISNWTELDVWSYIKQEEIEIPSIYFAHKRKTFVRDGMIWSAADEVVYRDEEEKVVERMVRFRTVGDMSCTAAVLSEAIDITKVVEEIRDSSISERGARIDDKRSEAAMEKRKQQGYF, encoded by the coding sequence ATGAATCAAAACACAATACAAGTAGATGCTTTAGAAAGTGAAGCCATATATATATTTAGAGAAGTACAAGCGCAATTCGAAAAACCTGTGCTGCTTTTTTCTGGAGGTAAAGACAGTATCACATTAGTACGTTTAGCGCAAAAAGCATTTTACCCAGCAAAAATACCTTTTCCATTATTACATATTGATACTGGTCATAACTTTCCAGAAACTATAGAATTTAGAGATCGATTAGCAAAAGAATTAGGTGTAGAACTAATTGTAAGAAACGTACAAGATAATATCGATTCTGGAAGGGTAAAAGAAGAATCTGGTAGATATGCAAGTAGAAATATGTTGCAGACAGAAACCTTACTCGATGCTATTGAAGAATTTGGTTTTGATGCTTGTATTGGTGGTGCAAGAAGAGATGAAGAAAAAGCTAGAGCTAAAGAAAGAATCTTTTCTGTTAGAGACGATTTTGGTCAATGGGATGAAAAAAATCAACGTCCAGAGGTTTTTGATATGCTAAATGGACGAATTGATTTAGGCCAAAATGTACGTGTTTTTCCAATTTCTAACTGGACAGAATTGGATGTTTGGTCTTACATCAAACAAGAAGAAATAGAAATACCTTCTATCTATTTTGCACATAAACGTAAAACATTTGTAAGAGATGGTATGATTTGGTCTGCTGCAGATGAAGTAGTCTACAGAGATGAAGAAGAAAAAGTGGTTGAAAGAATGGTAAGGTTTAGAACTGTGGGAGACATGAGCTGTACAGCAGCAGTTTTGTCAGAAGCTATAGACATTACAAAAGTGGTTGAAGAAATTAGAGATTCCTCCATTTCTGAAAGAGGAGCAAGAATAGATGATAAACGTTCTGAAGCTGCAATGGAAAAAAGAAAACAACAAGGTTACTTTTAA
- a CDS encoding phosphoadenosine phosphosulfate reductase domain-containing protein → MNLDLDKINKELQDKSPSEIISWAISLAKNALITTNFRPYEVAILNAVTEVDKNIKVIWCDTGYNTVQTYKHAEEIIQKLNLNIQLYTPKQTVAHRNVVLGVPSIDDAKHALFTEQVKLEPFARAMKEHQPDFWFTNLRKGQTAFRNSIDIVSISKDGILKVSPFYHWSDEQLDAYLKEKNLPNEFTYFDPTKVESNRECGLHI, encoded by the coding sequence ATGAACCTAGATTTAGATAAAATTAATAAAGAATTACAAGATAAAAGTCCATCAGAAATAATTTCTTGGGCTATTTCATTAGCTAAGAATGCTTTAATTACTACCAACTTTAGACCTTATGAAGTAGCTATTTTAAATGCGGTCACAGAAGTTGATAAGAACATAAAAGTAATTTGGTGTGACACTGGTTATAATACAGTACAAACTTATAAACACGCAGAAGAAATTATTCAAAAACTGAATTTAAACATTCAATTATATACACCAAAACAAACTGTTGCACATAGAAATGTAGTTTTAGGAGTGCCATCAATAGATGATGCAAAACATGCACTTTTTACAGAGCAAGTAAAGTTAGAGCCTTTTGCTAGAGCAATGAAAGAACATCAACCAGATTTTTGGTTTACAAACCTTAGAAAAGGGCAAACTGCATTTAGAAATAGTATAGATATTGTTTCTATAAGCAAAGACGGAATTTTAAAAGTGAGTCCTTTTTACCATTGGTCAGATGAACAATTAGATGCGTATTTGAAAGAAAAGAATTTACCAAATGAATTCACATATTTCGATCCAACAAAAGTAGAAAGTAACAGAGAATGTGGTTTACATATATAA